CTCGCGGTGTTCGCGCTCACCACCGCCGACGAGCGCCCTGATTCGGTCCGGCACGTCGCCGACCTCCTCGGCGTTCACCGTCTCGTCGGCCCCCAGTTCTTCGGCCTTCGCCAGTTTCTCGTCGGCCAAATCGACCGCGACGACGTTCGCGCCGAGGGCGTCGGCGACGTGGACCGCCGAGAGGCCGACCCCGCCGCACCCGTGGACCGCCACCCAGTCGCCGGGCGCGAGGTCCGCGCGATGGGCCAACCCGTGGTACGCGGTCGCAAACCTGCATCCGAGGCCGGCCATCTCGACCGGCGAGACGTTCGCGGGGAGTTCGACCGCGTTGTAGTCGGCGTAGGGAACGTGGACCTGCTCGGCGAACGCGCCGGGCGCGTCGGCCTCGAACCCGAGCGCGAGTCCATCGGCGCAGACGTTACCGTGCCCGTTCCGGCAGTACTCGCAGTCTCCTCGGCCGAGGTTGAACGGCACCGCGATGCGGTCGCCCTCCCGGACGCGCTGGACCGACTCGCCGACCGAAATCACGGTCCCGGCGGGTTCGTGGCCGAGAATCTGGCCCTTCGGCACGCGGTCGTCGGCCCATTCGCCGTGGCCCTGCCACGCGTGCCAGTCGCTCCGGCAGATGCCGCAGGCCTCGGTTTCGACGACGACGCCGTGAGGGTCGGGTTCGGGTGACGGGACCTCCTCGATTTCGAGGAGGTCGGCGTACTCGCGCAGGACGGCGGCTTTCATACGGGAATCGTCGTCCGGAGGCCGGTTAAATCGCCGGGTCCCGGCTAGGCACTCGTGGGTTGCTCCTCGATTTCGGGTTCTGTTTTGGGTCTCGCCTTGGCTTTGGACTCCGGGGCAAGTATCGTGACCGCCAGCAGAGGAATGCTGAAAAGCTAGCTTCAGGCGTGAGCAAAGCCGTCCACCGCACAGCACCGCCCTGCACCGCGACGCTCCGCACAACGCCGCAACCGCACCGCGACAGCCTCACACCTCCCCAACCTCCTGCGCTACTCCCTTCGGTCCGTTGCTCGTCCACCGGCGGACAAACCGCGTCCGCCGAGCCTGCGGTCGCTTCGCTTCCGCAGACCTCGCGCGGGTTGGGCGCGCAGAACCGCGCGCCCGGCGCGCGCCGGGACATAAAATCAACTACTCAATCCGCCATAGGCAGTCCCTACGCGGTCGTAGACCGTCTGTACTGGACTACAGACGGTTTATAACAAAACTCGTCTGGCCCCCAGAGACGCGCATGAAACAGGCACGTGCAGTGGCGCTGGCAGTGCTGGTCGTCGGCGCTGGCCTCGCGGGGGTCGTCCCGGCGACTGCGACCGGCGGACCGGTGGCCGAGACACCGGAGGCAGTGGCCGAGACACCCGAGGAGAACGCATCGACCCCCATCGACGCGCGAGCGCCGCCGGAACTCCCCGAGGAGTGGCAGAGGACCTACGGCGGGAGCGGCGACGACATCTTCGCCGACCTCGTGAAGACCGACGACGGGGGCTACCTGCTGGTCGGGTGGACCGAGAGCGGCGGGAGCAGGGACGCGTGGATAGTCAAGACCGACGGGGAGGGCGAGCGCGAGTGGTCCAAGACCCTCGGCGGCCCCGGCACCGACCGGTTCTGGGGCGTCACCCGAGCGGGCGAGGGGTATCTCCTCGCGGGCCGGACCGACGCCGACGGCGCAAAAGGGTGGGTCGTGGAACTCAACCCCGCGGGCGAGGTCCGTGACGAGCGCGTCCTCGGGTCCGGGGCGTTCTACGCAGTCGAGAGCAGAGAGGCCGAGGCCGGCACCGAGTACCTGCTGGCGGGGTGGACCCCCGGCGACGGCGGCAACGCCGGATGGGCGGTCAAACTCGCGGGCGACCTCTCGGAGTCGTGGCAGACCGGCTACCGGACGCCCGACGAGTACTCCGACGGCTACCTCCGGGCGGTCGTGCCGACCGACTCGGGCTACTACCTCGCCGGGAAAATCGAGGGCGACAGCGACGATGCGTGGGCGCTCCGAATCGAGGACGACGGGAGCAAAGCGTGGCAGGCCACCGCGGGCGGACCGGACCGAGACGACGTGTGGGCGGCCGCCTCCGGGTCGGTCGAGGGCAACGCCAGCGCGGGGGTCCTCGTCGCGGGCGAGACCGAGAGCGACAGCACCGGCCCGCGAGACGGGTGGCTGGTCAAGTTCGGCGCTGACGGCGCGGTCGAGTGGGAACGGCGACCCGGCGGCGAGGGCACCCAGTGGCTCGACTCGGCGATGCGGACCGAACAGGGCTACCTCGTCACTGGCGGGTCCGACGCCGGGCCGAAGGGCGACGTGGACGGCTACGTCGTGATGACCGACGAGGAGGGCGAGACGAACTGGACGAACTACTACGGCACCGACGGGTGGGACAAGCCGTGGCCCGCCATCCGGGACGACGGCGGGTACGTCCTCGCGGGCCAGACCTCCGGAAACGGCGCGCAGGCCAAAGACGGCTGGCTGGTCAGAATCGGCGAGGAGTCGAGTTCCCCCGGCACGACCGTCTCCAGCGAGAACGTGACCATCGAGACGACGACGACCGCCGACGGCGGCGAGGACGCCGACGACACCACTAACGAGGCCATACAGGGCGAAACCGAGACGGTGACCGAAGAACCGGAGGGTAGTGTGCCCGGATTCGGCGTCGGCGCGGCCGTCCTCGCGCTCGCGGTGGCCCTCCTCGTCCTCCGGCGATAGGGAGGGGTCCGGCCCTCCAGCGAAAGGGAGGGGTCCGGCCCTCCAGCGATAGGGAGGGGTCCGGCCCTCCAGCGATAGGGAGGGGTCCGGCCCTCCAGCGATAGGGAGGGGTCCGGCCCTCCAGCGATAGGGAGGGGTCCGGCCCTCCAGCGATAGGGAGGGGTCCGGCCCTCCAGCGAAAGGGAGGGGTCCGGCCCTCTGGCCATAGGCCGGGGATTCAGTCCTCTCATCGGCGAATAAGCCGAGCTTATTCTGCGACAAGCAGTCCCAACGCGACGTTACGCTCCCTTTGACCTCCCCATAACAAAGACGGGAGGTGGGTTATTCTGCGAGAGAGTCACAATGACACCGGGGGAGGGAGGCGATTTGAGACGCCGGAGAGACGCGCTCGTTTTCGCGTGGCTTCTCGTCGCCAGTAGCATCGTCGGCGCGAGCGGGATGCCGCTCGCGTCAGCGGGACCGCCGGTCGGCGGCCCCGAGCAGGTGGACGGGCCTGCGAACGCCGACGGGCCTCCTCCTGCGCCCGATGCAAACTCACCCTCCGCGCCCGGTTCGGATGGCGCGTCCGGACCGGACGCGCCGTCTGCGTCCTCGTCTCCGCCAGCGGGCGCAAGCGATGAAGGAAATATAGAGCAATCTAATAGCAACCGAAAAGATTCTAGTAGCAATTCAGGGAATGCCGAAAGAAACGAGGACCAAGGGCAGACGGACCCGGCGACTCGGTGCGGCCGAGGAGCCATCCCCCGAGGACCCGCCGGGTCTGGGAACCTCTCGGACGCCGACGCCGAACTGACCGGCGCGGCGAGTAACGACCGCGCCGGGTGGGCGACCGACGTGGGCGACGTGAACAACGACGGCCACGCCGACCTGCTGGTGGGCGCGCCGAGCAACGACTCGGCGGGCGAGGACTCCGGGTCAGCGTACCTGTTCTACGGCCCGGTCAACCGGAGCGAAGTCGAACTCTCGGAGGCCAACGTCACCTTCCGGGCGCGGTCTCCCGGCGAACACGCCGGGTTCTCGGTCGAGTTGGGCGACCTGAACGACGACGGCTACGCCGACATCGTGGTCGGCGCGCCCCTCGCGGACGTGAACGGCCCGAACTCCGGCGCGGCCTACGTCGTCTACGGCGGGGGGAACCTGCCCGAGACGGTTCGACTCAAGTTCGCCACCGCGACCCTCCTCGGCGCGGCGGCGGGCGACCGGGCCGGGTGGTCGCTGGCGACGATGCCCAACGCGAGCAACGGAAGCGCGGGCCTGCTGGTCGGCGCGCCACAGCACGACGGCGTGGCCCCCGACTCCGGCGCGGCCTACCTGACGTACATGCCCCGCGTCGGCACGTTCGGCCTCGGCAACGCCAACGTGACCTATCTCGGCGCTGGCCGACGGGACTACGCCGGGTCGTCCGTCGCGGCGCTCGACGCGAACAACGACAGCACCAGCGACGTACTCATCGGCGCTCGGGGCAACGACTCGGTGGCCGAGGACGCCGGCGCTGTCTACCTCTCCTACGGCCCGCAACTCTCGGGGACCTCTCTGCTGGTGAACGCCCCGGTCACCTTCCGCGGGGCCGGTGAGGGCGACCAAGCCGGGTTCGCCGTCGCCGACGCTGGCGACCTGAACAGCGACGGCCGGGACGACGTAGCCATCGGCGCGCCCTTCCACGACGTGCCCGCCGAGGACGCCGGGTCGGCCTACGTCCAGTACGGCGGCGACATCCCGCGCGTGGTCAATCTCTCGACAGAGGCCGACGCCGCGCTCCCCGGCGAGGAGGGCGGTGACCTCGCCGGGTGGTCGCTCGCTGGTGCCGGTGACGTGAACGACGACACCTACGGGGACCTGCTGGTCGGCGCACCCTTCAACAACAGTACCGCGCCGAACGCGGGGGCCGCGTACCTCCTCTACGGTTCGCAAATCGCCGAGCGACACTCGCTGTCCGGCGCGCACGCCAAGTTCAGCGGCGAGACCGAGGGCGACTTGGCTGGCTACGCGCTCTCGGGCGGCGACGTGAACAACGATTCGGCCACCGACCTGCTGGTCGGCGCGCCCTTCACCGACGGAAGCACCAACACCGGGTCGGCCTACGTCGTGAACGGCGACTGCCCGCAGAAGCCCGAGACAGCCACCGAGACGACCACCACTACGACTGACACACCGACAGAGACCCCGACCGAGACACCCACGACCACCGAGACGACGACCACCGCGACCCCGACGCCCGAACCCCTCCGCATCCGGGTGGCCTTCGACTGCCGGAAAGTCACCGTCGCGGCCGAGCAGTACACCCGCGTCGTCCTGACCTTCCGAGACGGCGACACCCAGACCTTCCGGAGCATCTACAGTGGCGTCAACACCTTCTCGGGCACCGGGGCGAACGACGGCGAGGTCGTCACGCAGGTCAAAGTGTTCAACGGCCCAGACAGGTTCGAGGTCCGGCGAAACGACGTGAGCGGTTGCGAACCCGCGACCCCCGAACCCGAGGAACCCTTCGTCCCGCGAATCTTCTTCGTGAGTTGCGAGAAGGCGGTCGTGCAGGCCGACCAGTTCCGGGTCGTCAGGCTGACCTTCGCCGACGGCGCGAGCCAGACCTTCCGGGGCGACTACGCCAACCGAGCGCAGTTCGTCGGCACCGGCGACAATCAGGGGAAGGTCCTCAAATCGGTCACGGTCCGGGGACCAGACGGCGATACGGTGACGCGCAGAAACCCGAGTTTCGAGGCCTGCGCGGAACCGGACACCACGACGACCACCACAACCACGACGACCACGACGACCGAGACCCCCAGACCGCTCGAACCCAGATACGACTTCGACTGCGCGAAGGTCGCGGTGGACGCCCACCGCTACGACTCGGTGACGCTCGTCTTCGAGGACGGCGACAGACAGACCTTCCGCGGGACGTTCACCAGCCGGAACGTCTTCTTCGGCACCGGAGACAACCGGGGCGAGGTCATCCGGCAAGTCGTCGTCAGGCGCGGCGGCGACGTGGCCCGCCAGTCGAACCCGGACTTCGAGGAGTGCGTCGAGCGCGAGACGACGACCACGACCACCACGACGCTGGACCTGCCGACGACCACGACCACCACGGCGACGACCACCACGACCACCACCGAGGAGCCGGGTCCACCGCCGAACGCCAGAGCCGCGAGTCCGGCCTGCGAGCGCCTCAGACTGACCAACCCGACCACCGAGCGCATCACGTTCACCGTGACTGGCGAGTCGGGCCTGACCGAGGTCGTCATCCTGAACCCCGGCCAGAGCGAGACGTTCGGGATTCCGCCCGGCACCTACCGGGTGCAGGCGAAGGCCGGCGGACTGGTCGAACCCACTCGGCCCGCGACGGTCAACGGCGACGAGATAGCCAGCGTCACGGTCGGCGCGTGCCCGACGCCGACCACGACGACCACCACGGAAACGACCACGACGACCGAGACGACGACTACCACGACGACGGAAACCACGACCACACCGACCACCACGACTACCGAGGAACCGACCACCACCACGACAGAAACGCCGACCACGACCACCACCGAGACGCCGACGACCACGACCACCACCGAGACGCCGACGACCACGACCACCACCACGACTGAAACGCCGACCACGACCACACCGACCCCCACGACGACACCGGCGACGACTACCACGACCGAAACGCCGCCAACGACGACTGAGACGACCACCACGCTCGAAATCACGACGACGACCGAGACGACAACGACGACAGAAAAACCGACGACGACCACCACGACCGAGACGACGACTACCGGAGTTACCACGACAGAGACGACGACGCCAACACCGACGACGACCACGACCACTACAATCGAGGCACCGCCGACGACCACCACGACCACCACGACCACGACCACCGAGGAGCCAGCCCCCGCTGGGATAAACGTCGCCGCGGCGAGCGACGAGTGCGAGGCCCTGACGCTGACGAACGAGGACGGTCGGGCGGTCCGGGTGACCGTCGCGGGACCGGACGGCTTCGAGGAGACGGTGACGCTACCGCCCGGCCAGTCGAGGACGCTGGACGACCTCGCGCCCGGCGAGTACGTCGTCACGCCGGTCACGGAGGACGTGGCGATAAACGGCTCCGAGTCGGCCGCGGTCGGCGTGGCGGACTGCCCGGAAGTGGCAGACGAGACGACAACGACCACGGCGACGACGACCATCACGGCGACGACCACGACTACTGCAGAACCGACTACCACGACGACCGAAGAACCGACCACCACGACAACGACGACACCGGAACCAACCACTACGACAACTACCACGACCGAAGAACCGACGACGACAACTACCACGACCGAAGAACCGACGACGACAACCACCACGACTACAGAGGAACCAACGACAACCACGACGACAACGACGGAGACGACCACGACCACCACAGAGACCACAACCACGACCACGACAACTACCACCACGACCACCACCACGACGACCACTGAAACGACGACTACGACGACCACTACAACTACCTCCACGACTACGACAACTACGACGACTACCACGACAACCACAACGACCACCACGACAACCACCACGATTCCCGCGCCCGAGGTCACGCCGAGGCCGGTCGCCGGATTCCCGCAGTGTAGCGACAACCTCGGTCTCGAACGGGCGGTGGGCCTGACCTACGAGGACGGCGCGTTCACCAGCGAGAACGCGACCCGCGTCGGACCGAACACCTTCGAGTTCACCGTCGCGGGCGAAACCTTCGAGATGGAACTGGTGAACGTAGCGCGCAACGGGGCGGGCGAACCCGTCTCGGTGACGTTCGACTCGTCGCTCCGGGTTGACGCCGCCATCGTCTACGGCGGACCGGGCGCGAACGTCTACGCCTTCCCCGAGACCGTCACCGAGCGCGCCGAACTCCGCGCGCCGGACAACCCCGGCGGCAACCCCTTCCCCATCGATCAGTTGGCGTTCTGCTACGACCCGGCGACGCCCAACCGCCAGCAGAGCGCCTCGAGCGACGGGATTCCGGTCCTCGGGAGCGTTGGTCTCGGAGGAGCGGCGGGCCTCCTCGCTGGCGAGGCCGCGACGGCGACGGTGGGGCTAGCGGCCGCGGGGATACTGGCGGTGCGACGACGACGATAGCGCGTAGAGGATTGCGTTTAGTTTCTTTAGCAATGTTTTTGTTTTCTAAGGAATTGAGTAGTTGTCTTTCAGCGAGCGAGGGAAACCCGGACTTGCACCGCTGTCGCGCTCGGTGCGCCAGTCAACAAGAATGCGCTTGGCCGACCGACCGCCAGCAGACGCTCGGTTACTCAGCCCATCGGGCGGGATGAAGGGGCCGGTCGCTCGCGGTCACGCGAGCGACCGGGGGCTTCAACAAACGTTCACAGCCCCAGTTACTGTCGAGACTGAGGAGGTGCGAAGTGACCGGGCGGAGTTTGAGAAACCGTTATTTCCGTCCTCGTCTCGCGGTTCGCGCCGAGGTTCACGATTACAGCAACCGAGCAACCCCGAAACGAGGACTCGAATCCCGAGAATCAGCTAAATCGAGGCTTCGGCGTCTCGAATCAGCCTGCGGACGTGGCCCAGCGAGTAGGAGACGCCGTACTCGCGCTCGATGAGTTCCCGAACGAGTTCGGGCGTCCACGAGGTGGCCTCGAAGCCGTAGGCCTCCGGCGAGTCGGCGATGGCGTCGAACACCGACCGGCGCTCGGCGTCATCCAGTTCCGAGGGCCTGCCGGGACGCTCGTCGTCCTCGACGGCCTCGGACAGCGGTTTCTCGGCGATACGGTCCAGCCAGTAGTACAGCGTCGATTCGGGCACGTCGTATCGGTCCGAAAGCGTCGAAACCGGCACGCCGTCCTTGTAGGCGATAGCCACCATCAGACGCTTGGTCGCCTTCGAACTCTCGGCCGCGTCGAGTTGCTCCTGCAGTGCTGAGAGCGGGACGCCGTCGAGCTTGTCCATCGCTCTGAATTTTCAGATTTCCGGGTTTTAACTCTTGCGAGATTAAGTCCCGGAGGGTTTAGTCGGTCGGCCGCGTACCCCGCCAGCATGGAACTCACCGACTACGAGTTGTTCGAGGTGCCTCCGAGATGGCTGTTCCTGCGCCTCGAAACCAGCGACGGGACCGTCGGGTGGGGCGAACCGGTCGTGGAGGGCCGCGCCCACACCGTCCGCGCCGGCGTCGAGGAGCTACTGGACGACTACCTGCTGGGCGAAAATCCCCTCCGAATCGAGGACCACTGGCAGACGCTCTACCGCGGCGGATTCTACCGAGGAGGACCGGTCCTGATGTCGGCCATCGCGGGCATCGACCAAGCCCTCTGGGACATCAAGGGCAAGCACTTCGGCGCGCCGGTGTACGAACTGCTGGGCGGGAAAGCGCGGGACCGAATCCGGGTCTACCAGTGGATAGGCGGTGACCGGCCCGCAGACGTTGGAAACGCGGCCCGAGAAAAGGTCGAAGCCGGATTCACCGCGCTCAAGATGAACGCCACGTCGGAGATGGAGCGCGTCGAGTCGCCCGCCAAAATTCGGGCGGCCGAGGAGCGCCTCGCCGAGGTCCGCGAGGCGGTCGGCCCGGAAATCGACATCGGCGTGGACTTCCACGGCCGGGTCGCCAAGCCGATGGCCAAGCGACTCGCCAAGGCCCTCGAACCCTACGAACCGATGTTCATCGAGGAGCCGGTTCTGCCGGAACACAACGACGCGCTCCCCGAAATCGCAGGCCACACTACCACGCCTATCGCCACGGGGGAACGGATGTTCTCCCGGTGGGACTTCAAGGAGGTGCTGGAATCGGGCGCGGTGGACGTGATTCAACCCGACCTGAGCCACGCCGGGGGGATTACGGAGGTCAAGAAAATCGCCTCGATGGCCGAAGCCTACGACGTGGCGCTGGCACCCCACTGCCCGCTCGGACCTATCGCGCTGGCCTCCTGCGTGCAGGTCGATGCCTGCACCCCCAACGCCCTGATTCAGGAGCAGAGTCTAGACATTCACTACAACCAGACCAGCGACGTGTTGGACTATCTGGCGGACTCCTCGGTCGGCGCATACGATTCGGGCTACGTCGAACTCCCCGACGCGCCGGGCCTCGGCGTGGAAATCGACG
This genomic window from Halorussus lipolyticus contains:
- a CDS encoding zinc-dependent alcohol dehydrogenase family protein, which codes for MKAAVLREYADLLEIEEVPSPEPDPHGVVVETEACGICRSDWHAWQGHGEWADDRVPKGQILGHEPAGTVISVGESVQRVREGDRIAVPFNLGRGDCEYCRNGHGNVCADGLALGFEADAPGAFAEQVHVPYADYNAVELPANVSPVEMAGLGCRFATAYHGLAHRADLAPGDWVAVHGCGGVGLSAVHVADALGANVVAVDLADEKLAKAEELGADETVNAEEVGDVPDRIRALVGGGEREHREPRRSSSDGAHVSVDALGVAETCRNSIDCLRKRGQHLQLGLTTDDERGEVALPTDAMTMREITFLGSRGMPPTRYGELLRMMDRGTVSPAELVTREVALEDVPDRLTAMNDYGTVGIEVVTEF
- a CDS encoding VCBS repeat-containing protein, which translates into the protein MRRRRDALVFAWLLVASSIVGASGMPLASAGPPVGGPEQVDGPANADGPPPAPDANSPSAPGSDGASGPDAPSASSSPPAGASDEGNIEQSNSNRKDSSSNSGNAERNEDQGQTDPATRCGRGAIPRGPAGSGNLSDADAELTGAASNDRAGWATDVGDVNNDGHADLLVGAPSNDSAGEDSGSAYLFYGPVNRSEVELSEANVTFRARSPGEHAGFSVELGDLNDDGYADIVVGAPLADVNGPNSGAAYVVYGGGNLPETVRLKFATATLLGAAAGDRAGWSLATMPNASNGSAGLLVGAPQHDGVAPDSGAAYLTYMPRVGTFGLGNANVTYLGAGRRDYAGSSVAALDANNDSTSDVLIGARGNDSVAEDAGAVYLSYGPQLSGTSLLVNAPVTFRGAGEGDQAGFAVADAGDLNSDGRDDVAIGAPFHDVPAEDAGSAYVQYGGDIPRVVNLSTEADAALPGEEGGDLAGWSLAGAGDVNDDTYGDLLVGAPFNNSTAPNAGAAYLLYGSQIAERHSLSGAHAKFSGETEGDLAGYALSGGDVNNDSATDLLVGAPFTDGSTNTGSAYVVNGDCPQKPETATETTTTTTDTPTETPTETPTTTETTTTATPTPEPLRIRVAFDCRKVTVAAEQYTRVVLTFRDGDTQTFRSIYSGVNTFSGTGANDGEVVTQVKVFNGPDRFEVRRNDVSGCEPATPEPEEPFVPRIFFVSCEKAVVQADQFRVVRLTFADGASQTFRGDYANRAQFVGTGDNQGKVLKSVTVRGPDGDTVTRRNPSFEACAEPDTTTTTTTTTTTTTETPRPLEPRYDFDCAKVAVDAHRYDSVTLVFEDGDRQTFRGTFTSRNVFFGTGDNRGEVIRQVVVRRGGDVARQSNPDFEECVERETTTTTTTTLDLPTTTTTTATTTTTTTEEPGPPPNARAASPACERLRLTNPTTERITFTVTGESGLTEVVILNPGQSETFGIPPGTYRVQAKAGGLVEPTRPATVNGDEIASVTVGACPTPTTTTTTETTTTTETTTTTTTETTTTPTTTTTEEPTTTTTETPTTTTTETPTTTTTTETPTTTTTTTTETPTTTTPTPTTTPATTTTTETPPTTTETTTTLEITTTTETTTTTEKPTTTTTTETTTTGVTTTETTTPTPTTTTTTTIEAPPTTTTTTTTTTTEEPAPAGINVAAASDECEALTLTNEDGRAVRVTVAGPDGFEETVTLPPGQSRTLDDLAPGEYVVTPVTEDVAINGSESAAVGVADCPEVADETTTTTATTTITATTTTTAEPTTTTTEEPTTTTTTTPEPTTTTTTTTEEPTTTTTTTEEPTTTTTTTTEEPTTTTTTTTETTTTTTETTTTTTTTTTTTTTTTTTETTTTTTTTTTSTTTTTTTTTTTTTTTTTTTTTIPAPEVTPRPVAGFPQCSDNLGLERAVGLTYEDGAFTSENATRVGPNTFEFTVAGETFEMELVNVARNGAGEPVSVTFDSSLRVDAAIVYGGPGANVYAFPETVTERAELRAPDNPGGNPFPIDQLAFCYDPATPNRQQSASSDGIPVLGSVGLGGAAGLLAGEAATATVGLAAAGILAVRRRR
- a CDS encoding helix-turn-helix domain-containing protein — encoded protein: MDKLDGVPLSALQEQLDAAESSKATKRLMVAIAYKDGVPVSTLSDRYDVPESTLYYWLDRIAEKPLSEAVEDDERPGRPSELDDAERRSVFDAIADSPEAYGFEATSWTPELVRELIEREYGVSYSLGHVRRLIRDAEASI
- the dgoD gene encoding galactonate dehydratase gives rise to the protein MELTDYELFEVPPRWLFLRLETSDGTVGWGEPVVEGRAHTVRAGVEELLDDYLLGENPLRIEDHWQTLYRGGFYRGGPVLMSAIAGIDQALWDIKGKHFGAPVYELLGGKARDRIRVYQWIGGDRPADVGNAAREKVEAGFTALKMNATSEMERVESPAKIRAAEERLAEVREAVGPEIDIGVDFHGRVAKPMAKRLAKALEPYEPMFIEEPVLPEHNDALPEIAGHTTTPIATGERMFSRWDFKEVLESGAVDVIQPDLSHAGGITEVKKIASMAEAYDVALAPHCPLGPIALASCVQVDACTPNALIQEQSLDIHYNQTSDVLDYLADSSVGAYDSGYVELPDAPGLGVEIDEEVVRERAGEVNWHNPVWRHDDGSVAEW